One Pleuronectes platessa chromosome 9, fPlePla1.1, whole genome shotgun sequence genomic region harbors:
- the rgs16 gene encoding regulator of G-protein signaling 16, which translates to MCKGLTSLPTCCLERAKELRARLGNVLLKPNWNLSCCKIGKNKPTLEECIRWKESFEKLISSKYGLCAFTSFLVSEFSEENIAFYFACEDYRSTKSVAKLSAKAQRVYDEFIGSDAPREVNIDHETRDITKANMLVPSPSCFDMAQHKIYMLMAKDCYPRFLRSPSYRDLVCQAKPKAAKQPLQEKAA; encoded by the exons ATGTGCAAAGGACTAACATCGCTGCCGACCTGCTGCTTGGAAAG AGCCAAGGAGCTGAGAGCGAGGCTGGGAAACGTTCTGCTGAAACCCAACTGGAATCTCTCCTGCTGCAAGATAGGGAAAAACAA gccGACACTGGAGGAATGCATCAGGTGGAAGGAATCGTTTGAAAAACTCATATCCAGCAAAT ATGGACTTTGTGCCTTCACATCCTTCCTGGTGTCGGAGTTCAGCGAGGAGAACATCGCCTTCTACTTTGCCTGCGAGGATTACAGGAGCACCAAGTCTGTCGCCAAACTGTCGGCCAAAGCCCAGAGAGTCTATGACGAGTTCATCGGCAGTGACGCTCCCAGAGAG gTTAACATCGACCACGAGACCCGTGACATCACCAAAGCCAACATGCTGGTGCCCTCGCCCTCTTGCTTCGACATGGCCCAGCACAAGATCTACATGCTCATGGCCAAAGACTGCTACCCTCGCTTCCTGCGCTCCCCGTCCTACAGGGATCTGGTGTGCCAAGCCAAGCCCAAGGCCGCCAAGCAGCCGCTGCAGGAGAAGGCGGCGTGA
- the rgs8 gene encoding regulator of G-protein signaling 8 → MKTRLGCLSNKSDSYSDFSEFLPPAHQTTARCLKLSTDEVVRWSESFDHLLSHKYGLAAFRTFLKSEFSDENIEFWMACEEYKKIKSSTKMVSKANKIFTEFIDVQAPREVNIDYPTREKTKKSLEDPSPSSLIEVQAKVHGLMEKDSYPRFLRSKMYQELVNRAHAQGQRRSV, encoded by the exons ATGAAGACCAGACTAGGCTGCCTGTCCAACAAGTCGGACTCCTACAGTGACTTCTCCGAGTTCCTTCCCCCCGCCCACCAAACTACTGCCAGGTGTCTGAA GCTGTCCACGGACGAGGTGGTTCGGTGGTCCGAGTCCTTTGatcacctcctctctcacaaAT atggCCTCGCCGCCTTCCGGACGTTCCTCAAGTCGGAGTTCAGTGATGAGAACATCGAGTTCTGGATGGCCTGCGAGGAGTACAAGAAGATCAAGAGCTCCACCAAGATGGTGTCCAAGGCAAACAAGATCTTCACGGAGTTCATCGACGTCCAGGCGCCAAGAGAG GTAAACATTGACTACCCGACCAGGGAGAAGACCAAGAAGAGCCTGGAGGACCCGTCCCCGAGCAGCCTCATCGAGGTCCAGGCCAAAGTCCACGgcctcatggagaaggactcGTACCCGCGGTTCCTCCGCTCCAAGATGTACCAGGAGCTGGTGAACCGGGCCCACGCACAAGGCCAGCGGCGGTCGGTTTGA